Genomic segment of Peribacillus frigoritolerans:
TTTGAATTAATAGAACCCGATAAAAATCCAGGAACGATGCGTGAGTTCCTGGATGAAGTAGGTGAAGGGATTCACCATATTGCTTTTGATGTAGACTCTATCCAAAAGAGGCTGCCAATCATGGAGAAAAGTGGATACCCAGCTTTGCAAACGGGAGAATTCACTTCAAGTGACGGCCGATATGTATATGTGGATACACTAGATGATCACAAAACGTTAATTGAAATGCTTGAAAGTGCAGAGCCGAGAGAAACGGCATGGGAAAGACCAGAAGATGCTAGCGTTCAGCCGCTATTAGGGACTAACAAAGTGGAACAGATTGCGTTAGTTGTAAAAGACCTTGATGCGGCTGCAGAAGCATATTGTAAGTTGTTGGGGATTGAAAAACCTCCCATCATCCATTCTGGTTCAACCGATATTACAAACGTGATTTACAAAGGGAAGCCCACTGAAGGAAAGTCAAAATATATGTTCATCGATACGCCGTTAATTCAAATTGAATTAATCGAGCCGGGTGAATCACCCAGTACGTGGAAAGATCATCTTGAAACATATGGTGAGGGTGTTCACCATATCTCTTTTGTCGTTAAAGACATGGAGGCTAAAATGAAGATGCTGGAAGAAATGGGCTATCCGGTCATACAGACAGGTGACTTTTTTAACGGAAAAGGCCGATATGCCTATATGGATACAACATCGACCTATAAAGTTATTATTGAATTGCTAGAACGTTTTGATGAGTAAACATGTACCAATTTCATCAAAAGATGTTCTGGATGCAATTGTCTGAGCACTTGGAAATTACATAATTTGGAATAATGAACTCCAGCGGTCATTCAATCTAAAACCTAGCCATTTTCCCACCTAATCAGCTGATTAACTTACTAAAAGTGAAACCGTAAAAAGCATACAAGGCAATGGGCGGAAAGGGGACTTCAACCATGGCCTTGTAAGTGATCGTTGTGTCGTTCCTCATACCAAGATATATCAACCATAGTAACATCCTCATTACGGGCCGGTAAAAAGGAAATTCAAAAAGAAAACCATAATGAATCGGTAGTTTTTTGGAGAAAGGTATTCTCCAGTAGGAATATAATAAGCGGTGAAATTCAATGTTTGCACGGCTTGCCGCTATTCGGTCATTACTATTAATTGCCAGTTGCAGTTTATCCGTTGCCCATTCCAGTTTTTTTAATTCCTCCTCCGTAATTCCTTCACAAGCTTATTGGATCGAATAGTTTTCGAGCATTTTCGTGATTTCCAATTCCTGCTGTAAAAGTTCAATATCCATATTGGATATGACCATCCCTATGCCAGGTTTCACCTGAAGCAAATTTTCCTGTTCCAATTTCCCCGTTAAACGGTCTCAGGGGCAAAAATATACCTTCAATGATCGCATTTTTTATAACAAAAAATAAAGCTTCCCTTAAGGACTTAGTAGAATAATGTTCTATTTTTTCTGTAATATATTGATAGTGTATTCAGGGAAGCCCCCATCCATACTGAAACTGGGGAAACTGCCTGATACTTTTGGAAATACAAGGGTGTCATAGAGTAAGTGGAAGCTCACAGTAGGTTATATTATCATAGGTTTTGATATGGGGATTTTTTTTACAGATAATTAAGAAGTGAGATTCATGTTGCTCGATTACATAAAGATGCTATGATTGAAATCGAAGATTATACTAAAGAAAAGAATACATCAGATTGATATTTTCTTTTCTTTAATATACATAGAGGATACAGGAGGAGTTTTAAAATGAATTTAGCACAATTTCCTAGAAAGCGATATACACCGACATATACACCAATTGAGAGGTTAGATCATTTTTCTGATGTTCTTGGTGGACCATCCATTTACGTTAAACGTGATGATATGCTTGGTTTGACGGCTGGGGGAAATAAAACAAGAAAACTGGAATTCCTTGTTGCCGATGCATTGGAAAAAGGCGCGGATACGTTGATTACATGTGGAGGCATTCAGTCAAATCATTGCCGCTTGACACTGGCTGCTGCGGTTAAAGAGAAAATGAATTGCATCCTAGTTTTGGAAGAGGGACTTTCGAAAAATTCAGAGCCGGATTTTAACGGTAACTATTTTCTCTATCATTTATTGGGGGCTGACCAAATTATAGTTGTACCTAATGGATCGGACTTAATGCAAGAAATGCAGAAAGTGGCTAAAGAGGTAACAGAGAAAGGACACCGACCTTACATCATTCCGGTTGGGGGATCCAATGTCATTGGTGCAACCGGATATGTTGCATGCGCTCAGGAGATCTTGGCACAGTCCTTTGAGCAAGGGATTGATTTGAAAGCAGTTATTTGTGTAAGCGGCAGTGGGGGAATGCATGCTGGCTTGGTGGCAGGATTTCATGGAAATCAAAGTGGAGTATCAGTAATTGGAATAAACGTAAGCAGAGGAAAAGCGGAACAAGAAGCGAAAGTTTTTCAGCTTGTTAAAGAAACCTTAACCCATATCGGCATTCCAGCTTCTATTCCTCGTGAAGCTGTTACGTGTTTTGATGAATATGTCGGGCCGGGTTATGCTTTGCCTACACCTGAAATGGTGGAAGCAGTCAAGCTCATGGCAAGAACAGAAGGGATATTGCTGGATCCGGTATATACGGGTAAAGCGGCAGCGGGACTGATTGATTTGATCCAAAAAGGCATATTTAAGCCGGATGATAACATCTTATTTGTTCACTCTGGTGGTGCTTCATCTTTATATGCCAATACTTCTCTATTTAATTGAAGTACTTATCATGCAGGTGGCCTAATCCCACATTTTTCAATAAAGTAGGCATGGTTATTAAGCGAAAAACATATGTCTAACGCAATGGTAGCGGAATAGACAATTGTCCATGGACAAAAGAGGATTCTACAGTTGTAGAATCCTCTTTTAATGATAATATTACTTTTCGATTAAAGTCGTCGTATGATCAAAAACAACTTTTCCATCAACGATCGTTAGCTGTACCTTTGTATTAGGAATTTCTTCTGTTGGTACTTCAAAGAGATTTCGTTCTAATACTATGATATCAGCAAGTTTTCCTACTTCTAATGTACCCAATTCCTCATCTCTAAAAGCACCATAAGCGGATCCGGCTGTATAAGCTTTCAATGCTTCGGACAGTGTGATGCACTCATGTGGATGCCATACCATTTCACCGCTGCTGTCGAATCTCGTTACTGCACGACCTATACTAAGCTTATTTTGCATGGCTTTATCTCCTAACCAACACTGAATTTATAATATATTAATAACATAATTACCCACTTTTTCTTAAGTAGTGATTCTTGTTGTGTATAGCTAGTAGTAGGAAAATTTGTACCACGTCCATAAAATTGCAGTCACAAACTTACCGTCCAGTATTCGATTTAAACCTGGTTATCCATTTAAATATAAAGCCAATGGACGTTCAAAAAGACTGAAAGTTTAATCTCAAAATAAAATGATTAATAAGGAATTTGTAATGAGGGAACGTATGTTTTATAATGTGCTTTGAGAAAGTAATTATCTAACGGAATAGGGGAGGTATTATATGTATAGTACAATTTCGGATTTTATTAAAGAATGGAATAAAGAAGCCATACTGACTCAGAATGTTTTGGATAGTTTGACAGATGATTCATTAGAACAACAAGTGTATCCCGAGGGTCGCACTTTAGGAAGAATTGCGTGGCATTTCACTACGAATATTCCAGATTATCTAGATCATTTCGGGT
This window contains:
- a CDS encoding VOC family protein; its protein translation is MAESLLGNRNINQLAFVVKDIEAANLAFTRLLGIKKAEPFLTGDSSISKVTFRGVPTESQSKLAFLNTPTVQFELIEPDKNPGTMREFLDEVGEGIHHIAFDVDSIQKRLPIMEKSGYPALQTGEFTSSDGRYVYVDTLDDHKTLIEMLESAEPRETAWERPEDASVQPLLGTNKVEQIALVVKDLDAAAEAYCKLLGIEKPPIIHSGSTDITNVIYKGKPTEGKSKYMFIDTPLIQIELIEPGESPSTWKDHLETYGEGVHHISFVVKDMEAKMKMLEEMGYPVIQTGDFFNGKGRYAYMDTTSTYKVIIELLERFDE
- a CDS encoding FCD domain-containing protein yields the protein MTEEELKKLEWATDKLQLAINSNDRIAASRANIEFHRLLYSYWRIPFSKKLPIHYGFLFEFPFYRPVMRMLLWLIYLGMRNDTTITYKAMVEVPFPPIALYAFYGFTFSKLIS
- a CDS encoding D-cysteine desulfhydrase is translated as MNLAQFPRKRYTPTYTPIERLDHFSDVLGGPSIYVKRDDMLGLTAGGNKTRKLEFLVADALEKGADTLITCGGIQSNHCRLTLAAAVKEKMNCILVLEEGLSKNSEPDFNGNYFLYHLLGADQIIVVPNGSDLMQEMQKVAKEVTEKGHRPYIIPVGGSNVIGATGYVACAQEILAQSFEQGIDLKAVICVSGSGGMHAGLVAGFHGNQSGVSVIGINVSRGKAEQEAKVFQLVKETLTHIGIPASIPREAVTCFDEYVGPGYALPTPEMVEAVKLMARTEGILLDPVYTGKAAAGLIDLIQKGIFKPDDNILFVHSGGASSLYANTSLFN
- a CDS encoding amidohydrolase family protein, encoding MQNKLSIGRAVTRFDSSGEMVWHPHECITLSEALKAYTAGSAYGAFRDEELGTLEVGKLADIIVLERNLFEVPTEEIPNTKVQLTIVDGKVVFDHTTTLIEK